The sequence AATTATTGCAAACAGGTAGAATTATTTGTTATATTCGCAATTGATAGGGTTTGTTGAGAAAAATTCGTATGACAATTTACACTACTGCTTCGCTCAAGGCAGAACTCAACGAACGAGGTTGGCGTTTAACACCTCAGAGAGAAGTAATTCTACACATTTTTCAGGAGCTTCCTCAAGGGGAGCATCTGAGTGCCGAGGATCTTTATCAAAGGTTGCAAGGCGATAATGAAGGGATAAGTCTTTCGACGATTTATCGCACTTTAAAGTTGATGGCACGTATGGGAATTTTGCGGGAGTTGGAATTAGGGGAGGGTCATAAACATTATGAGCTTAACCAGCCTTATCCCCACCATCACCATCACTTGATTTGTGTTAGGTGCAATACGACTACTGAGTTCAAAAATGACTCAATCTTAAAAATTGGGTTAAAAACTTCTCAAAAAGATGGTTATCACCTTCTTGATTGCCAGTTGACTATTCATGGAGTATGTCCCAAGTGCCAGCGAGCCTTAATGCCGTTATAACACTTGGGAGAATGTTTCAGTTGAGTAGTGTTGTCGGATGTATGTTTATGCAGCCTGCAAGCAGTTTTTTACTTCTTCTCCAAGAAGGAAAAACTGCTGGCAGTAGATAGTCTATTCTGCGAATACGACCGCGAAACGGATGCTAAAATCGTCCGTTTCTGACATCCTTCAAACTAACACCGTAAAACTCTTGAGCCTGCTTGATAGCTTTCTTGGTATCTTTACTCATTTCTCCATTTAGAGGACCCTTATAGAAACCCCTTGACTGCAAGCGTCTTTGAATTTCCAATACATTAAACTCAGCTTTATCGGTATCATTGATGTTTCTATACAATTTGCCGCGAGTAGTCGGACCGGCAATACCGCTAGACGCTAAATAGTTAGCACCTTGGAATCGCTTTACCGCATCAGCAGTATAAGGACCGAAATAACCGTTGGGTTGTCCTTTCAAATATCCTGCCTTGATTAACT comes from Rivularia sp. PCC 7116 and encodes:
- a CDS encoding Fur family transcriptional regulator, with protein sequence MTIYTTASLKAELNERGWRLTPQREVILHIFQELPQGEHLSAEDLYQRLQGDNEGISLSTIYRTLKLMARMGILRELELGEGHKHYELNQPYPHHHHHLICVRCNTTTEFKNDSILKIGLKTSQKDGYHLLDCQLTIHGVCPKCQRALMPL